The Syntrophales bacterium genomic interval TAAAAGATCTCAAGGGCAACCCTCCCCTGTTATAGACCAACTACAGAACCTTCAATGCCCGGACGGGAGGGGTGTGTACACAGCCCTCTCTCTACCCTATAGCACAGCCGCCGCGTTCCGATGTGCCAATCCGGACACAATCGAGAAGGTCAATAACAAATATCTTTCCGTCGCCGATCTCGCCGGTGTGCGCCCCCTTAATAATCGCTCCGATGGTAGGTTCTACAAAATCTTCATTGACGACAATCTCCAACTTCACCTTTTTAAGGAGACCGCCTACCTCCTTTGCTCCCCGGTAAACCTCTGTAAGTCCTTTTTGCCTGCCACGTCCGAGGACATTGGACACCGTTATCAGATTTACACCTACATTCTCGAGGGCTTCTTTCACCTCCTCGAGCTTATGGGGCTGATTTTCGTGAGGGCAATGTAGCAGAATACACTGACCAGGGCACCTATAAATATGGCATTCATAGGATTCACAAAACCGCAGGCCGGTGTAATGGCAACAAGCCCTGCCACTGCCCCAGTCACTACCCCCAACAAGGTGGGTGCACCGCCCTGCTGCCATTCAATGAGTGCCCAGGATAGCCCGGCCGAGGCTGCCGCGATATTTGTGGTGATAAAGGCGTTGGCAGCCAGTTCACCGGCCCCCAGGGCACTGCCCGCATTGAAGCCAAACCATCTAAACCACAGAAGACCTGCACCCAGAACGGTAAAGGGCAAATTGTGCGGCCTGAACACCCGTTTTTCATAGCCAATCCTTTTACCGAGAAGTACAGCCATAACCAGAGCCGATACGCCGGAACTCACATGGACAACAATGCCGCCGGCAAAATCCAGGGCACCGAGGTTTCTCAACCAGCCCCCTGTTCCCCAAACCCAATGAGCCAGGGGGTCATAAACCAGGGTTGTCCAGAGAAGGATCATGACGAGAAAGGCAGAAAACTTAATCCTTTCAGCAAAAGCGCCAACGATCAGGGCAGGTGTTATGATGGCGAACATGGCCTGAAAAATCATAAAAACCTGATGGGGAATGGTCGCGGCATAATCAGTGTTCGGCTGGCCCCCCACACCTCTGAGACCTACCCAGTTCAAGCTTCCAATGATGCCGGATCCGGTATCCGGACCAAATGCGAGAGAGTAACCGTACAAAACCCATTGCAGAGAAATGATGCACATAATGATGAAACACTGCATCAAAATGGAAAGGACGTTCTTTCTCCTCGTCATACCCCCATAAAAGAAGGCCAGCCCCGGAGTCACGATGAAAACCAGTACTGTGGATACCAACACCCACGCCGTGTCACCTGAATTCATGATACATACCCCCGATTGGAGTCCCCATACGGGACCCTTTACAGGCATGGGAGCAATTACGGTGCCACTTCTGTGTATCTGCGTAAATGATTGATTATATTGATGTGTATTAAAATTTGGCGGGGAAATGAAAGGAAAAATGACACAAATTTGTCTAGCTTAGCTTCACATTTAACAAAAAAGTAGCCAATGGGCGTTTACCTCGCGCCTGCTGCCTGTCAGTACAGCAGTCAGTACAACACCACTTGGGGGGGAGGCGGTAACAATCCCTTTTTATACCCCATCGTGAGGAGTCTCTCCAGCGCCTGCCTCCCCCTTTCACCCATATCAATGGTCAGTTCACTAACGTACATTTTTATGAACTTCTCACCAAGTCGGTAATCAATACCTCTTCCCCATTGCAGTGCATAAGCTATGGATTCGTTCAAATGCGTGTATCCATAATGGATACTTTGCTTCAACCCATATGAGAGCTGATGGGCCAAATCTTCTCCCAGATCCTTGCGCACCACATCAAGTCCCAGAGGTAACGGCAGGCCGCCGGTTTCCCTTTCCCAGAGCTGGCCAAAATCCAGGATCCTGTTAAAACCTTCCTGCTGATACGTCAACTGTCCCTCGTGGATTACCAGGCCAGCGTCAAACTCCCCCGATGACACCCGTCCCATAATCTGGTCAAAGGGAACGTCAGTATTCACGATACCGTCGGTGAAAATCTTGAAAAGCAACGTCGCCGTCGTCAATTTTCCCGGTGTCGCCACGGTTTTACCCTTCAGCTCGGCCAGCGCCCTGTATTTTTTCGCCACCATGACCGGTCCGTATCCTTCTCCCATGCTCGCGCCGGTGGCCATGATCCAGTATTTACCGGCAACGTATGGAAACGCATGGGCGGAAATGGCGGTAACTTCCAATTCTGCATTCATTGCCCGCATATTTAGCGACTGAATATCTTCAAGTACGTGTTCGATCCTGATACCCTCAAGCTTCACCTCTCCACTGGCCAGTCCGTAGAACATAAAAGCATCATCAGGATCAGGACTGTGACCAACTCTAATTATCCTCTCCGACATTTTGTACCCTTCCCCTGTGGATATTATAGGACTCGGTCCACAGGAAATTCAAACATGGCAAATCCCATTCCACCAAACTTGCTTAGAAGGTTATTTGCCGTTTTGAAGATCTTATCCTTCAGCTCATCTTCAATAACAACGGCAACAGCACAGTTATAATCCGGCCCAATTGTTTATAAAATGATTATCTTCTTGATGGCCCGAACGACTTCTTCCGGCTCATCGATCACCTGGATGATGTCCAGGTCCCCCGGAGAGATCATGCATTCCGGACAGGCTACTTTGCGCAGCCAGTCCAACAAACCTTTCCAGTAATTTCGGTTTACTAAGATGACCGGGAAGGGTTTGATCCGACGGGTCTGAATAAGGGCGATAGCTTCAGATAATTCATCGAGGGTTCCGAACCCGCCGGGGAGGATGACATAGGCCACGGCATATTTGACAAACATGACCTTGCGAATAAAGAAGTAGCGAAAATCAAGCCGGACATTGGCATAAGGGTTGGGTTTTTGTTCATAGGGGAGTTGGATGTTCAGACCCGCGGACTTGCCGCCGGCTTCGGCCGCCCCTTTGTTGGCCGCTTCCATGACCCCAGGTCCTCCCCCGGAGATGACATTGAAGCCGTTTTTAACCAAAAGACGGGCAATTTCTACAGCCAGATCATAGGCGGAATCTCCGGGCTGCACCCGGGCTGAGCCAAACATGGAGACCGCCGGATGGATTTGCGACAGGGCTTCAAAACCGTCCACAAATTCAGCCATGATGCGAAACAGGCGCCAGGTGTCCTTGATGGTCAATTCATCAATGACATACTGATGCTCATGATGTTCGGGTTTTAATTCCATGGCGATATCCTCATCGTGGGTTAGGAAAGTTCCTACTTTTTTATTGAATTCTTTGCCATCTGCTTATATTATTTACCCCAGACTGTCAAGAAATAGGTTTTCATTAGACGTAACTACTCAGGTGAATAGGCTGAAGACTGTTAGGACACTTCAGTCTAAATGTCTGAATTTACCATTAAACAAATGAACAGGAAAGGCAAATTACCATGCAAGTAACATGTTTGGGAGCAACCAGAACTGTCACAGGGTCCTGTTTTCTGTTAGAAAATGCACAAACCCGCTTCTTAGTTGATTGCGGGATGTTTCAGGGTGGGAAAGAGATTGAAAAAAGAAATGTTTCCCTGGGGCGGTATCGGCCCCAAGCGCTCCAGTACATCCTGTTGACCCATGCCCATATTGACCATTCCGGACTGATCCCCCGGGCGGTCAAGGAAGGGTTTAAGGGCAAGATCGTTTGCACCAAGGCTACCTTTGAACTCTGTCGGATCATGCTCCGTGACAGCGCCCACATCCAGGAAATGGAAGCCGAATGGCAGAGCCGAAAAAATATCCGTTCCGGACAAAAACCAGTGGGACCTTTGTACACGATGGAAGATGCGGAACGAAGCCTGGTTTTTTTCCAGCCTATTGATCCAGGAACGTGTCATCTGATCAGCCCGGATATTGAAATCTGCTTTCATAATGCCGGTCATATCTTGGGTTCCACTTTCCTGACAGTACGTTTTCAAGAACAAGGGCTGAAGGGCAAGGTGGTTTTTTCCGGTGATATTGGACGCAAAGAGGCGTTGATCATGGACGACCCGGATGTTATGGAGGAGGGTGATTTTTTGTTTGTGGAATCCACCTACGGCAACCGGCAGCATAAGTCTGTGGATGAAAGCAAGGCCGAACTCCTGTCCGCCATCCGGGAAGGGATCAAATCCAGGGAGAAGATTATCATCCCGGCCTTTGCCGTGGAGCGAACCCAGGAGATACTCTATCTCCTCCATGAATTTCGGAAAAATGGGCAAATCCCTTCTCTTCCGGTCTATCTGGACAGCCCCCTGGCCATCGCGGCTACGGAGATCTTCAAGAAATACCCGGAATATCTTGACCAAGATACGACCCGGCTCATTGCCCAAGGGGACAGCCCTCTGGATTTTCCGGAACTTGTTTATACCCGGACTTCCGAAGAGTCTATGGCCATCAATCGTCACCAAGGGCCGGCTATTATTATTGCCGCCAGCGGCATGTGTAACGCCGGAAGGATCAAACATCATTTGAAACACAATCTGTGGCGGCCTGGCGTCCAGATTGTTATCATTGGGTTTCAAGCCAAAGGAACCCCGGGACGGAACATTGTTGATGGGGCCAAAAAGGTCCGGATCTTTCAGGAAGATGTGGCCGTGCGAGCCAAGGTGCACACTATTGGCGGATTCTCGGCCCATGCCGACCAAAAGGAACTATTAACCTGGATCGGACATTTTAAAAACCCGAGGCTTAAAGTTTTTGTTATTCATGGCGAGGAATCGGCCAGTCTGGCTTTCGCCCAGATTATCCAGAAGTCCTTCCCCTTTCAAGTAGAAGTCCCCCATTGGCTGGAAACCCTCACCCTGATTCCGCCCAAGGAGAGGGCGGCAGAATTGACCCCAGAGGCCGAAGAAATTATAGGTCTCTTTGCCTCTCTGGAGGATCGCTGGCAGGTCTTCAGGACCTCTCTGGAGGGGATAAGCGGGTTGGAAAAAGGAAATATCCGGGAGATCAAAACCTTCCTGAAAAAGACCGAAAAGGGAATAGAAGGGTTGATGAAGTAAAAATACATTGCAAAAGTAAACATCTTTGAGGTCAGAATTTTTATTGATATACTCCTCATAAGTATCATTAAAACCTATCTGCCCCGCCCATCTCGTTCACATCCGAACTACTTCGCTTTTTATCCCATTTTGGGATGATATCCGAAGTATTTCGGCTATACCAACTCTGGCTGAATAGCCAGAAATCCCACCTACTAACAAATATTGTCACCTCTCACTTCCCCTTTAGTTAGTTCGCCCTGAAAAATAAGGTTTAGAGAATATAGACCATGGTCTGAGTCCCCCCAATATGTTGGCTCTTGGCCGTTCTATTTATACAACATACGGGATGACCATTCAATGAAAAATACGGTCAGCGACTCAACCACGGCCCGTAGTATTTTCAGGGTCTTATAAGCTCATTTTTCAGTACGGACGAATCCATCCTAATTCATGGCGCTATGTTTTTAAGATTTTCAAAAAACAATAGAACATTTATTTGGGTTTACCAAGAGAAAACCCCTAATAACTGTAAAAGAATAGCTTGACAATACCATAAAGTCACAACACAAATAAATTTCTCTTCCCTTTGACCTAAGTCAAGGCATGTAATTTCAAAAAGGTTAAATTAACTGCAACAAAAACGAGCGGAGTCATTTTTTAAAATCCCAAACAACCATCAACTATGAAAAGGAGGTAAAGTCATGTTTTGTTACCAGTGCGAACAAACGGCAAAAGGTGAAGGGTGTACAAACGTAGGGGTTTGCGGAAAGCAACCGGAAGTTGCCGCCCTTCAGGATCTTCTCATCCATGCCCTCAATGGGCTCGCCCTCTACGCCGTGGAAGGACGGAAATGGGGTGTAAATGAACGAGAGGTAAACGTCTTCACATGCGAGGCTATCTTTGCCACCCTGACCAACGTAAACTTTGATCCGAATCGTATTGTCCAGTTGATCCATCGCTGTGTGGAGTTGAGAGAAAAACTCAAAGAGAAGGTCAGGGCAGCGGGTGGAAACATCAATTTTCCGGATGGTCCGGCTACTTTTAAAGCAGCGGCAACTGTGGAGGGATTGGTCAAACAGGGGGAAGCGGTGGGGTTGAAATCAGACCCTTCCATCACCCCTGATATCCTCTCTCTCCAGCATACATTGCTCTTCGGGATCAAGGGTATTGCCGCCTACGCAGACCACGCACAGATACTCGGGCAGGAGGACGATGA includes:
- a CDS encoding P-II family nitrogen regulator; this translates as MKEALENVGVNLITVSNVLGRGRQKGLTEVYRGAKEVGGLLKKVKLEIVVNEDFVEPTIGAIIKGAHTGEIGDGKIFVIDLLDCVRIGTSERGGCAIG
- a CDS encoding ammonium transporter encodes the protein MNSGDTAWVLVSTVLVFIVTPGLAFFYGGMTRRKNVLSILMQCFIIMCIISLQWVLYGYSLAFGPDTGSGIIGSLNWVGLRGVGGQPNTDYAATIPHQVFMIFQAMFAIITPALIVGAFAERIKFSAFLVMILLWTTLVYDPLAHWVWGTGGWLRNLGALDFAGGIVVHVSSGVSALVMAVLLGKRIGYEKRVFRPHNLPFTVLGAGLLWFRWFGFNAGSALGAGELAANAFITTNIAAASAGLSWALIEWQQGGAPTLLGVVTGAVAGLVAITPACGFVNPMNAIFIGALVSVFCYIALTKISPISSRR
- a CDS encoding MBL fold metallo-hydrolase, coding for MQVTCLGATRTVTGSCFLLENAQTRFLVDCGMFQGGKEIEKRNVSLGRYRPQALQYILLTHAHIDHSGLIPRAVKEGFKGKIVCTKATFELCRIMLRDSAHIQEMEAEWQSRKNIRSGQKPVGPLYTMEDAERSLVFFQPIDPGTCHLISPDIEICFHNAGHILGSTFLTVRFQEQGLKGKVVFSGDIGRKEALIMDDPDVMEEGDFLFVESTYGNRQHKSVDESKAELLSAIREGIKSREKIIIPAFAVERTQEILYLLHEFRKNGQIPSLPVYLDSPLAIAATEIFKKYPEYLDQDTTRLIAQGDSPLDFPELVYTRTSEESMAINRHQGPAIIIAASGMCNAGRIKHHLKHNLWRPGVQIVIIGFQAKGTPGRNIVDGAKKVRIFQEDVAVRAKVHTIGGFSAHADQKELLTWIGHFKNPRLKVFVIHGEESASLAFAQIIQKSFPFQVEVPHWLETLTLIPPKERAAELTPEAEEIIGLFASLEDRWQVFRTSLEGISGLEKGNIREIKTFLKKTEKGIEGLMK
- a CDS encoding TIGR00730 family Rossman fold protein yields the protein MELKPEHHEHQYVIDELTIKDTWRLFRIMAEFVDGFEALSQIHPAVSMFGSARVQPGDSAYDLAVEIARLLVKNGFNVISGGGPGVMEAANKGAAEAGGKSAGLNIQLPYEQKPNPYANVRLDFRYFFIRKVMFVKYAVAYVILPGGFGTLDELSEAIALIQTRRIKPFPVILVNRNYWKGLLDWLRKVACPECMISPGDLDIIQVIDEPEEVVRAIKKIIIL